One window from the genome of Molothrus ater isolate BHLD 08-10-18 breed brown headed cowbird chromosome 5, BPBGC_Mater_1.1, whole genome shotgun sequence encodes:
- the LOC118698265 gene encoding glioma pathogenesis-related protein 1-like has product MRITFFFAALLLLDFFSCIHAYLQYPLPDIEDAKFIADCVRAHNAFRSKVNPPASNMFRMSWDAALAKSAKAWAKKCKFKHNTYLKIPGKMHPTFHFVGENIWTGTARIFSVEAALRSWFNEVSSYDFSTNICTDMCGHYTQVVWAESYKVGCAVHFCSTVENFPGLFEAAHFVCDYGPAGNYPRKPYKEGQPCSRCSNEKCVDRLCENTEREKLISYANWYPDWDTQPQPPQPRPPRPPVPSRVPPAEHPRPSCDQYCLSVLILRPLFLVLSFGAVLLVQQQFPHTFFYE; this is encoded by the exons ATGAGaatcacatttttctttgctgcattGCTCTTACTGGATTTCTTCAGTTGCATTCATGCTTATCTGCAATATCCCTTGCCTGACATAGAAGATGCAAAGTTCATTGCAGATTGTGTGAGAGCTCACAACGCATTTCGATCCAAAGTGAATCCACCAGCCAGCAATATGTTTCGCATG TCCTGGGATGCTGCTTTAGCTAAGAGTGCCAAAGCATGGGCAAAGAAGTGCAAGTTTAAGCACAATACCTACCTTAAAATACCAGGAAAAATGCACCCCACCTTTCACTTTGTTGGAGAGAACATCTGGACTGGCACAGCCCGCATCTTCTCCGTGGAGGCAGCTCTCAGGTCCTGGTTTAATGAAGTCAGCAGCTATGATTTCAGCACCAACATATGTACTGACATGTGTGGTCACTACACTCAG GTGGTCTGGGCAGAGAGTTACAAAGTTGGCTGTGCAGTTCACTTCTGCAGTACAGTTGAAAATTTTCCAGGACTGTTCGAAGCAGCACATTTTGTTTGTGACTATGGGCCAGC GGGGAATTACCCAAGAAAACCATATAAAGAAGGACAACCATGCAGTAGATGCAGTAACGAGAAGTGTGTAGACAGGCTCTGTG aaaatacagaacGTGAGAAGCTGATAA GTTATGCCAACTGGTATCCAGACTGGGAtacacagccccagccaccgCAGCCCCGTCCCCCCAGGCCTCCAGTGCCATCACGCGTCCCACCTGCTGAGCATCCACGACCCTCTTGTGACCAATACTGTCTtagtgttttaattttaaggCCACTGTTTCTTGTATTGAGTTTTGGTGCTGTACTTCTAGTACAACAGCAATTTCCACACACTTTTTTTTATGAGTAA